One window from the genome of Streptomyces sp. NBC_00287 encodes:
- a CDS encoding MarR family winged helix-turn-helix transcriptional regulator, with protein MADKSYPGDMNRTETPTAPQEEWLRLDRQICFSLHAAARAFNGVYRVILKDLGLTYPQYLVMLVLWEHGDLPVKKLGEHLRLDSGTLSPLLKRLESAGLVRRERSARDERSVEVRLTEEGSALREQALQVPRRIAAATGFDVEEIGALRSRLDELTTALDEAALSAAAP; from the coding sequence ATGGCGGACAAGAGCTACCCTGGAGACATGAACCGGACCGAGACACCCACCGCGCCCCAGGAGGAATGGCTCCGCCTGGACCGCCAGATCTGCTTCTCCCTGCACGCGGCCGCGCGTGCCTTCAACGGCGTCTACCGCGTGATCCTCAAGGACCTCGGTCTCACCTACCCGCAGTACCTGGTGATGCTGGTGCTGTGGGAGCACGGCGACCTGCCCGTCAAGAAGCTGGGCGAACACCTGCGGCTGGATTCCGGCACGCTCTCCCCGCTGCTGAAGCGGCTGGAGAGCGCGGGCCTGGTCCGCCGGGAGCGCAGCGCGCGCGACGAGCGGTCGGTGGAGGTGCGGCTGACCGAGGAGGGCTCGGCCCTGCGTGAGCAGGCGCTCCAGGTACCGCGCCGGATCGCCGCGGCGACCGGCTTCGACGTCGAGGAGATCGGCGCCCTGCGCTCCCGCCTGGACGAGCTCACCACCGCCCTCGACGAGGCG
- a CDS encoding organic hydroperoxide resistance protein gives MDAIYTAVATATHGREGRAISSDGKLDLQLAPPVELGGNGQGTNPEQLFAAGYAACFASALGLVGRQAKVDVTEAAVTGEVGIGKQGEGFGLKVTLRVELPDTVDAETGRKLVDQAHQVCPYSNATRGNIDVDLVIE, from the coding sequence ATGGACGCGATCTACACCGCCGTCGCCACCGCCACCCACGGCCGCGAAGGCCGTGCCATCAGCTCCGACGGCAAACTCGACCTCCAGCTGGCCCCGCCGGTGGAGCTCGGCGGCAACGGCCAGGGCACCAACCCCGAGCAGCTCTTCGCCGCGGGCTACGCCGCCTGCTTCGCCAGCGCGCTGGGCCTCGTGGGCCGCCAGGCCAAGGTCGACGTCACCGAGGCCGCCGTCACCGGCGAGGTCGGCATCGGCAAGCAGGGCGAGGGCTTCGGTCTGAAGGTCACGCTGCGCGTCGAGCTGCCCGACACGGTGGACGCGGAGACCGGCCGCAAGCTCGTCGACCAGGCCCACCAGGTGTGCCCCTACTCCAACGCCACCCGCGGCAACATCGACGTCGACCTCGTCATCGAGTAA